A region of Ictidomys tridecemlineatus isolate mIctTri1 chromosome 4, mIctTri1.hap1, whole genome shotgun sequence DNA encodes the following proteins:
- the LOC101970392 gene encoding interferon alpha-13-like, whose protein sequence is MALPLAFLLALVVLSCKTTCSLGCDLPQRHNLSLETSEKNEEGALNLLKEMRRIPTSSCLNDRKDFAFPQKLLEGEKVPRAQAVAALQEMTRKILDLFGTQEAFAAWNKTLLDIFLSGLNQQYQDLKACVTHQVWQQKPLGITVKKCFRRITDYLKEKEYRPCAWEVVRTEVVKFVSSSPKLYERLRSREGDLVQQGNASH, encoded by the coding sequence ATGGCCTTGCCCTTGGCTTTCCTGCTGGCCCTAGTGGTGCTCAGCTGCAAGACCACCTGCTCTCTGGGCTGTGACCTGCCTCAGAGACACAATCTGAGTCTTGAAACTTCTGAGAAAAATGAGGAGGGGGCACTGAATCTCCTGAAAGAAATGAGGAGAATTCCCACTTCCTCCTGCCTGAACGACAGAAAGGACTTTGCCTTCCCCCAGAAGCTGTTGGAGGGTGAGAAGGTGCCGAGGGCTCAAGCTGTTGCTGCCCTCCAGGAGATGACCCGCAAGATCTTGGACCTTTTTGGCACCCAGGAGGCCTTTGCTGCTTGGAACAAGACCCTTCTGGACATCTTCCTCAGTGGCCTCAATCAACAGTATCAGGACCTGAAAGCCTGTGTGACCCACCAGGTTTGGCAGCAAAAACCTCTCGGAATAACTGTTAAAAAATGCTTCCGGAGGATCACTGATTACCTGAAGGAGAAGGAATACCGGCCTTGTGCCTGGGAGGTTGTCCGAACAGAAGTCGTGAAATTCGTCTCTTCTTCACCTAAGTTGTATGAAAGATTAAGGAGCAGGGAAGGAGACCTGGTCCAGCAGGGAAATGCTTCTCACTGA
- the LOC144376895 gene encoding interferon alpha-5-like translates to MALPLAFLLALVVLSCKITCSLGCDLPQIHNLSLETSEKNEEGALSLLKKMQRIPTSSCLKDREDFAFPQKLLEGEKLPRAQAVAALQEMTRKILDLFGTQKAYAAWNKTLLDIFLGGFYQQHEDLKACVTHQVRRQKALGITVKKCFQRITDYLKEKEYRPCAWEVVRTEVVKFVSSSPKLYERLRSREGDLVQQGNASH, encoded by the coding sequence ATGGCCTTGCCCTTGGCTTTCCTGCTGGCCCTGGTGGTGCTGAGCTGCAAGATCACCTGCTCTCTGGGCTGTGACCTGCCTCAGATACACAATCTGAGTCTTGAAACTTCTGAGAAAAATGAGGAGGGGGCACTGAGTCTcctaaaaaaaatgcagagaattCCCACTTCCTCCTGCCTGAAGGACAGAGAGGACTTTGCCTTCCCCCAGAAGCTGTTGGAGGGTGAGAAGTTGCCGAGGGCTCAAGCTGTTGCTGCCCTCCAGGAGATGACCCGCAAGATCTTGGACCTTTTTGGCACCCAGAAGGCCTATGCTGCTTGGAACAAGACCCTTCTGGACATCTTCCTCGGTGGCTTCTATCAACAGCATGAGGACCTGAAAGCCTGTGTGACCCACCAGGTGAGGCGGCAAAAAGCTCTCGGAATAACTGTTAAAAAATGCTTCCAGAGGATCACTGATTACCTGAAGGAGAAGGAATACCGGCCTTGTGCCTGGGAGGTGGTCAGAACAGAAGTCGTGAAATTCGTCTCTTCTTCACCTAAGTTGTATGAAAGATTAAGGAGCAGGGAAGGAGACCTGGTCCAGCAGGGAAATGCTTCTCACTGA
- the LOC144376894 gene encoding interferon alpha-5-like, which translates to MALPLAFLLALVVLSCKITCSLGCDLPQIHNLSLETSEKNEEGALSLLKKMQRIPTSSCLKDREDFAFPQKLLEGEKLPRAQAVAALQEMTQQVLNLFRTQEAFAAWNQTLLYIFLGGFYQQHEDLKACVTHQVRRQKALGITVKKCFRRITDYLEEKEYRLCAWEVVRTEVMKFVSSSPKLYERLRSREGDLVQQGNASH; encoded by the coding sequence ATGGCCTTGCCCTTGGCTTTCCTGCTGGCCCTGGTGGTGCTCAGCTGCAAGATCACCTGCTCTCTGGGCTGTGACCTGCCTCAGATACACAATCTGAGTCTTGAAACTTCTGAGAAAAATGAGGAGGGGGCACTGAGTCTcctaaaaaaaatgcagagaattCCCACTTCCTCCTGCCTGAAGGACAGAGAGGACTTTGCCTTCCCCCAGAAGCTGTTGGAGGGTGAGAAGTTGCCGAGGGCTCAAGCTGTTGCTGCCCTCCAGGAGATGACCCAGCAGGTCCTGAACCTCTTCAGAACCCAGGAGGCCTTTGCTGCTTGGAACCAGACCCTTCTGTACATCTTCCTCGGTGGCTTCTATCAACAGCATGAGGACCTGAAAGCCTGTGTGACCCACCAGGTGAGGCGGCAAAAAGCTCTCGGAATAACTGTTAAAAAATGCTTCCGGAGGATCACTGATTACCTGGAGGAGAAGGAATACCGGCTTTGTGCCTGGGAGGTTGTCAGAACAGAAGTCATGAAATTCGTCTCTTCTTCACCTAAGTTGTATGAAAGATTAAGGAGCAGGGAAGGAGACCTGGTCCAGCAGGGAAATGCTTCTCACTGA